The proteins below are encoded in one region of Archocentrus centrarchus isolate MPI-CPG fArcCen1 chromosome 13, fArcCen1, whole genome shotgun sequence:
- the LOC115790378 gene encoding olfactory receptor 2AT4-like: MAQQNQSIVTEFILTGFPGLHQEYYGLVSAALFLVYLVTMIANATVIFLFATDCSLHKPMYYIILNLSVCDVLFSTTTLPKIITKYWFQSGSISFTACFVQMFFVHYLGTVNSYILFQMALDRYLAICHPLRYPHLLTKSNILILSITAWITAMTSQLMLVIRAYPLPYCASNIITHCYCDHIGITTLACTDRAPYAIPAFVFAMVALLGPLAFIIFSYCSIVIAVFKIANVQGRLKSLSTCSTQLIIISLYYLPRCFVYLASNVGITFSADVRVVIIMLYSLAPPMINPLIYCLRAKDMRESLLKLFCRRITPQKMQVATITY; encoded by the coding sequence ATGGCTCAGCAAAATCAAAGCATTGTGACTGAGTTCATCCTTACTGGATTCCCTGGACTTCATCAAGAGTACTATGGTCTTGTCTCAGCTGCATTGTTTTTGGTATATTTGGTAACTATGATTGCAAATgctacagttatttttttatttgcaactGACTGCAGTCTTCATAAGCCAATGTATTATATCATTCTAAATCTGAGTGTATGCGACGTTCTCTTTAGCACAACCACTTTACCCAAGATCATAACCAAATATTGGTTTCAGTCAGGGAGCATTTCATTTACTGCCTGTTTTGTCCAAATGTTCTTTGTTCACTATCTTGGTACAGTTAATTCTTATATTCTCTTTCAGATGGCTTTAGACAGGTATTTGGCTATCTGCCATCCTCTCAGATATCCACATCTTCTCACAAAATCTAATATTTTAATTCTGAGTATTACTGCATGGATTACTGCCATGACAAGCCAGTTAATGTTAGTTATAAGGGCATATCCTCTTCCTTACTGTGCTTCAAACATAATCACTCACTGCTACTGTGATCATATTGGCATAACAACATTGGCATGCACTGACAGGGCACCTTATGCCATTCCTGCTTTTGTATTTGCAATGGTTGCACTACTGGGGCCTCTGGCATTTATAATTTTCTCATATTGCTCTATAGTCATAGCAGTTTTCAAGATAGCAAATGTGCAGGGTCGCCTGAAATCACTGTCCACTTGTAGCACTCAGCTGATAATAATCTCCCTCTATTATTTACCCAGATGTTTTGTATATTTAGCCAGCAATGTTGGTATTACATTTAGTGCTGATGTGCGAGTAGTGATCATCATGCTGTATAGCCTTGCCCCCCCAATGATCAATCCACTAATATACTGTTTAAGAGCTAAGGATATGAGAGAAAGCTTATTGAAACTATTCTGCAGAAGAATCACTCCACAAAAAATGCAGGTTGCAACTATTACTTACTAA